In [Clostridium] cellulosi, one genomic interval encodes:
- the mnmA gene encoding tRNA-specific 2-thiouridylase MnmA (High confidence in function and specificity), which produces MAKKVIAAMSGGVDSSAAAALLLEQGYDVIGVTLNVWPSENSELSCSRTCCSITDVDDARHVCNKLGIPHYVLNMRDIFKRDVIDYFLDEYMKGRTPNPCIACNAHVKFEALMNKAEQLGADYVATGHYATIIKTPEGELALKRSKDAHKDQTYVLYMLGQRQLSKLLLPCGKYTKPEIRAIAEKYGLPNFKKPDSQDLCFVGPEGYAGFIRNNCADLARPGDIVWNGKVVGHHNGIYNFTIGQHKGLGSISNEKLFVTSIDSKTATVYVGESKDLFSRSMIVTDLKYMLKSRMKDGARVGVKIRYSAKEAPATLHIENDTATVVFDEPQRAITPGQAAVFYQDDIVLGGGIILKPISDKE; this is translated from the coding sequence ATGGCCAAAAAAGTCATAGCGGCAATGAGCGGAGGCGTCGACAGCTCAGCAGCCGCAGCTCTATTATTGGAACAGGGATATGATGTAATCGGCGTAACACTTAACGTATGGCCGTCAGAAAATTCGGAGCTTTCTTGCTCACGCACCTGCTGTTCCATAACCGACGTCGACGATGCAAGACATGTCTGCAACAAACTGGGTATTCCGCATTATGTATTGAACATGCGGGATATTTTTAAAAGAGATGTCATAGACTATTTTCTTGACGAATACATGAAGGGGCGCACTCCGAACCCCTGTATCGCCTGCAACGCCCACGTTAAATTTGAAGCATTGATGAACAAAGCGGAGCAGCTCGGCGCTGACTATGTCGCGACCGGGCATTATGCAACGATAATAAAAACCCCTGAAGGGGAGCTTGCCCTCAAGCGTTCAAAGGACGCTCATAAGGATCAGACCTATGTGCTTTATATGCTGGGTCAAAGGCAGCTTTCAAAGCTGCTGCTCCCCTGCGGCAAATATACAAAGCCGGAAATAAGGGCGATTGCAGAAAAGTACGGCCTGCCCAACTTTAAAAAACCAGACAGCCAAGACCTTTGCTTTGTCGGGCCGGAAGGATACGCCGGATTTATACGCAATAACTGCGCGGACCTTGCCCGCCCCGGCGATATCGTATGGAACGGCAAAGTCGTCGGCCACCACAACGGCATTTACAACTTTACGATTGGGCAGCACAAGGGACTTGGTTCTATTTCAAACGAAAAGCTGTTCGTCACATCAATAGACAGCAAAACAGCCACAGTCTATGTCGGAGAAAGCAAAGACTTGTTCAGCCGTTCGATGATTGTCACCGACCTTAAGTATATGCTGAAAAGCAGGATGAAAGACGGCGCCAGAGTCGGCGTAAAGATACGCTACAGCGCCAAAGAGGCCCCCGCTACCTTGCACATTGAGAACGACACAGCGACGGTTGTTTTTGATGAACCCCAAAGGGCAATAACCCCCGGACAGGCGGCGGTATTTTATCAGGACGATATTGTCCTCGGCGGAGGCATCATTTTAAAGCCCATTTCAGATAAAGAGTAA
- the nadA gene encoding Quinolinate synthase A (High confidence in function and specificity), with the protein MQQENSELVSEIMRLKRERNALIVAHNYQNDEVQDIADEVGDSFYLSRVCAKSDAEVIVFCGVKFMAESAKILSPQKTVLLPEITAGCPMADSITAEDVRALKAKHPGVPVVCYINTTAEVKAECDICCTSSNAVKIVRNMPEKEIIFLPDINLGTYVQKQVPEKNLILFNGGCITHNRFGAEEVDAARSKFPDAAVAVHPECKPEVCDKADFVGSTSEIIDFCSKSDKKRFIIGTEMGVLHKLKNDNPDKEFYLMTPRLVCVNMKKTSLNSVYRALSENRTVIEVNEDIRKRAVACLQRMLDFKF; encoded by the coding sequence GTGCAGCAGGAAAATTCGGAATTAGTAAGTGAAATAATGCGCCTTAAGCGCGAGCGCAATGCGTTGATAGTTGCTCACAACTACCAGAACGACGAGGTTCAGGATATCGCAGACGAGGTCGGCGATTCTTTCTATCTGAGCCGCGTCTGCGCAAAAAGCGACGCCGAGGTCATTGTATTCTGCGGGGTCAAGTTTATGGCAGAAAGCGCAAAGATATTATCCCCGCAAAAGACCGTCCTGCTGCCGGAAATAACGGCAGGCTGTCCTATGGCGGATTCCATAACCGCCGAGGATGTAAGAGCATTGAAAGCGAAGCACCCCGGCGTGCCTGTTGTCTGTTATATCAATACAACCGCCGAAGTAAAGGCCGAATGTGACATCTGCTGCACATCGTCAAACGCGGTAAAGATTGTCCGCAATATGCCCGAAAAAGAAATTATATTCTTGCCGGACATTAACCTCGGCACCTATGTTCAGAAACAGGTTCCGGAAAAGAACCTTATTCTGTTCAATGGCGGCTGCATAACCCACAACCGCTTCGGTGCTGAAGAAGTCGATGCGGCGCGCTCAAAATTTCCCGACGCGGCGGTCGCCGTCCATCCTGAGTGCAAGCCTGAGGTTTGCGACAAAGCGGATTTTGTCGGCAGCACGAGCGAGATTATAGATTTTTGCAGCAAGAGCGACAAAAAGCGTTTTATAATCGGTACGGAAATGGGTGTGCTCCATAAACTCAAAAATGACAACCCAGACAAGGAATTTTACCTTATGACGCCGCGGCTTGTCTGTGTCAATATGAAAAAGACAAGCTTAAACAGCGTTTATCGCGCTTTGAGCGAAAACAGAACTGTAATTGAGGTAAACGAGGATATCAGAAAGCGCGCAGTTGCCTGCCTGCAGCGCATGCTGGATTTCAAATTTTAA